Within Topomyia yanbarensis strain Yona2022 chromosome 2, ASM3024719v1, whole genome shotgun sequence, the genomic segment TAAATCTAGGGATGAAACAACAGGTTTGTTAAATGTAGGATCCTTGAATCTAAGAGGAAGCAAAAGACAGAAAAAATAGAGGAGATCGATAATGTTTTAAGATTCTATGATGTAGATATCGCCGCATTGCGGGAGGTCAACACCGATGGTAAAATTAGAAAATCGCGTAACTACAAATGGCATACAGCAAGAGAAGGACAGAACAAATCAAGAGGATTAGCAGTTTTAATTAAAAAGGAAGCAAACATAGTAGTACAATACATAGGAAAGGTAGGAAATTCAGCAGTTCCCGTAAGATTGCAATATCTATCTTCAATTCAAACAGATGCAACGGTTTGcattttaaaacaagtactggtacccattgaaaatattcaaattgttggaaaatttatttcgttttgctGTGAAAATAAAATGAGGGTTTGTATGCCTACAATGGACCCTTTGCGTATAATGGACCCCCTGACGCTTTTTTGTCAATTATTCCTCATTAATAACTGTTTTAAAGTATACTATTGGTTACAGGACAGCTTTAAGACTTAGACAGAAATTAGAATGTGTTTTTTCACCataattcatttcaaaattgatATTTGCACTCAATTTCAATCCAGTGCAGCATGACACAGGGTTTGTAAGTaattgttttactattataaaaAGAATACTTCGCTCTGATGTAAATAAACTACGCATGAAAAAGAAGTGAAACTAGGTATCTGCGTATTATGAACCCCTGACACATTAATATAACTAGAAACTTGTAATAGCAACTAATAGAATTAAAAAGAGATGTCAACATTCTGTGGATTCAGTATAATTTTGCAGCTTCTCAGTATTGGATAAACAAAATTTGTGGTTCCTACACCAATCAATAGACAAAAACTAATAACAGTAGGTACAAATACATGAAGGCTGCCATGCAAAAGTTCATTCGAATGACTAGAACCATGTTCTGTCAAAAAAGCGTGTAGGCAATTTGATGTATCACGCTCTTTTTTATAACTTTCTTGAAATCAACGAGCtgtaattaatttcatttttaaagTAAGATAATATAGTTCGAAATCTTGTATATATTGCATATATCCAGGCAATATCATGTCAATTATTGTTACGtcccaaaataaaacaaaactaaaGATACAAAGTACATTTATCGAacttttttaggaaaatagtaGAAATTCAATAGTTGGGGATTAAATCATGTAAATCATGGGCCCTGTCAGCTAAAAATACTTACGGTTTCTTCAAAACGCTTCAGATATAGCTATCATGAATGTACAAGCAATTGAACTTGTTAATATTGCAAATGCTTTACTCCACTGTATTGTTGATGGATTGTCATGATTCGACCACTAATCAATTCAGACAATTGCCAATTACAATTTTTGCAAACTTGTGTAAGACTTTCTATAATGCAGACCTCATCACCTTACTCATAAACGTCATACAAATCAcatcgcttgatataaaagTCATGTTCGCCTTTGAAATCAGCATcagatcaattaaaaatttaattcattagtcAAAGGCTTCGAGTGCCATTGAAATATTTaatgaaaggaaaaaataacaaaaaagaattatttttcatattttatatttttcttatactGCTGTGCTAAAATGACTCTTGATATTaccagaaaactgaaaaaaatacaacTTTACGTATTAATTGTTGGATATGCGTATAGTGGATCCGGGTCCATAATGCGCATATTCGACCCTGGGTCCATAATAGGAAAACGGGTCCATTATAGGGATATGGATACCAGTTCGAAATATCGAATTTTACTAAAGGAATCAAGTTGAAATGATTTAATTTTGCATTATATTGTTTGCGGGCTTTTCCCTACtccaaaggaaaaaaattataaaaagaaataataaaatcataGGTAATATTTGGAAGGCCATTGTTTATTATACCACAATAAATTGCCCAAGCCGTATGCACCAAATATATACGTCATATATTAAATACACTACGTAACAGCTGCGGGAAATGAATAGGGAGCAACAGAGTATCATTCGAATGGGGGACTAGACAAAGGAACATGGATAGCCAGCCTAAATCACTTGCAAGAAACTTCAAAATGTCTGATTTGAGtttgacgcacccttctcaaaacaaaccatTAGGTGGGTTCAAGCACGTATATCGAggtgttattattgttattgttggaaGGGAATCTTTTCCCCGTGGAGTGCGCGTGAGTGTTTCTGCTCACGGTTCCGCCCAACCCATTTTGGCCCCCTTCATCAACAGCAATAACTTGAAGGTTACTTGTTAAAATATGTCGGAGCTACGGCAAGTCAACCCGCATTCATTGGAACaaccttgagctgatggtggctttttatcacatcacatcacaatGACATCTTCATTCCTGCTAAGTTCTTGTAATGTTCCCCATCCGCTCGAGTTTCAGCGATTTAAAAACAATGTTCAGCTCCACTATACGTATAATCCTTCGGTGACGATTATTTTGACGTTCGGaattgaaaagaaaaacaaatgcaaTCTCGAATAAATATCGATTTCTCGTGTAGTGAAttatatttgtttcatttgccaaaagcttttatttttatttctgtctACATTTGTTATCTATCATTGCTACAATGTGGCATCTATACAGGATCATCTATATAACTCAATTAGTCTACGTTTCGTTGTGTAATTACAGTAACTACCATTACTACTActactaataataataataatacaataatacatGTAACGATTCGATCTAATCCATATCGGAAAGGGGACCCTACATCCGGTCAGTATAAAATTTGCttcattgtttatattttttatagaatcataaaagaatatttAAGGATTAGAAAACGGAGTTTCAATAAATACAAAAAGTCGGCTGGTACTATGGATTGAAGCTTTCAATACTACCACACTACTCTAACTGCATATAGTGGTCTGGAGTGTATTCTTTTGGGTCTACGCTTTCGTGGAATAGAGTGTCGCGATAcgctaaaaagaaaaataaagttcgaaaataaaaattttcttggcTGGAATTGTTTCGTTATGCTTTGAGTATCATTTTTAGTACACATAAACCCGCCTAGTCGCTTTTCCGTTCACTGGAACATCAAAAACAGTTTCGACTCTTCTACAAAGCCCAACCAAATTTAAATTGAGCGTTCAAGTCAATTCTTGTgaaattgatttaaaatagaataaatattgACAACTGTGTTGTGTTACTTCCAATAGGGATCAACAAAATAAGAAGATGtgtatttatttgaaaaaaattaaatttgaatgAGGCTGAAGGTTGAAAGCTGAAGCTAACCAAAATTGACACCATAATCAACACTGGGCGAACGATTCGTCAAAGTGGAGTGATATCGCATCTACTTACTGAATAGATGTGTGCAGCGACGACCCTAGCTCGAATTAGAAAACAACTTATTCAATTTTTgtaagtctgattgaaaatcagATCATTGGTGCGTCAAGATTGGCAGTACTGAGCGGTCTACTTCTATTACTTCAAAAACAGACAGTACCGTAGTATCAGAGACTGTTGAAATGACGGACTCACGAAGTCTTGCCATCTCTGAGATTCGAGTCCGGAGATTTTTTACTGAACCGTAGAGCGATGACTTCAATAGAAACATAAGTATGTGCTGAAACTGGGCAGAATTTTGGATCAAAGCGATTGTTCGATTCAATTTTGGATCACTCGCCGATACAATGCAAGGTTTTGGGGAAGCTTTGCGTTAATCACTGTTCTGAACTATTCACActtagatttgtttgtttttcacattttttgacGGTGTCGGTTTATTTTGATGTATTGCGCTCCCAAAAGCACTAGCAACTCTCGCTGTGGAAGATAAACCGAATGAGCATCATCCATCCTCCACAGTTAAAAGACAAACAAAGCGAAGCAGACAGAACAGTATTGCATGGGAAGCACTCTACCGTGTCTTCCGATATTTTAGGGAAACTCTAGCAAAGGAGCAAGGCTTCCAGCGTTTCTGACAAGCAGTAGCCACAGATGAGCGCTAGCAACAATGAGATACCTTATTAatttggttttcatttacattgtTTTGCAGACGTACGTAACAGTAATCTTCACACTTTTGAAATGTATTGAATCAAACATGATAATAAAATCAGAAAGTTGCTGATTCCATTTTTCAATCAGAGCCGCTTTAAGTTCGCTCATACGTATGGTTTCCAACCCTTCTAATTTGTTCCGGGTTTCCAACCCTTCTAAAAGCCTCCGGTTTTTGTAGGCGATTTCCGGGTTTTACGTCAACTTTTCTGGACCTGGTGAATCAAGGTATAATTTTATCTCTTTTAGTAGTGAATTTAATTCtctttttgcaatatttttaaatatgtgaGGGACTTTCACGACTATTTCAATGCAGGTGTATTTTATCTGCTCCGTCTTTTTATGGTGGCCGACATGAGTCTACCAAGTATTTCGAATTTCATGCGCAAAACAAGgagaatgaaaaacaaaaatgaaaattttatctcaacttttcaaaaaaaaaaaaaaactccgcGCTAAAGTTATTAAAAACAGTTGAAGAACATTAACTTCCATCAATCAAACTTCAAATCATGTAAATTTTGCTGCTGCTTGGTGAACAGACGAGTGGACCGGTCAGATTAAAAACAAACATGTTTCGCAGTCTACcttctgacctcgcacaaagcagaagcaaaacaTCGCTACGCTACCGGCACCAGTAAAGCAAGCCAGCACTTTGTTCTATATCCAGTGCACAAACAGTATTGTATGGTTGGCCCGACTGCGCAGTGATATGAGTCTGCCAAAggaacaaaagtgcccgtgctatgGGATAACACAatttcgatcgactttaataaaactcgtgttagacctaCAGTTCAGGAACTGGAAaaattagttaaagttaaaatggagtTTAATCACGCGAAAATTATGTACATTCAGCTATACCACGTCAAAAACGGTGTTTTGATTACGTTTAGAGGTCtagcacaggcagaaaactccatagcaaagaacaacatgcaacacaagGTCGAATTTGATAACACCAGTATCAAAATCCCTGCGTATATGGAAAACGAAATGGCGGACattcgtatccatgatttggtaCCGCGCACTAAGGAATTTGGCATCAAACAAattatgtcgcaatacggagaaatggaatctattacgaatgacatcAGAAATTTCTTCACCggtattcccaacggcgtttCTATTGTGacgatgcgagtgactaaaccaataccttcttatgTGACTATGGAATGCAAATCATGGCAGATTGCGTaatctataagcaaacaacgctgacCACATATCATGGACTGACCCCTAAATACCAATTCTGTAATCAGACAGCCCATTACTGAAAAACATGctccgaagcaactagtcaaaactcatctactacaggtaactctaacaagcagccacggACATTTACAGATAAACCAAAACCAACaacccaattaaccaataataaAGGGACAACGACCACGAGAACcactcccaaaccaacaactagcatcactACCTAGAaacaaataccgatgaagacaaATTTATAACAGCGTCCCGTgggaacaagaaacaaataagaacctctgaccatgaacagcaagaaagcaatacccatgatgacatggacgtgaacaaTGTCGCGAGAAAAGACAGACTGAATGACCCACAATCTGCGACGGATAAGAAAACTAATGTTCCACCGCCTAGAATAatgatctcaacacgcagcagcaaactgcgtaaACAAGATCTGGTAAACGGACattcttagtattttttattttcatttattgtaTAAACTTAAAAGATACCCGGCTCAGTTGTGCGAACGCATTGAACCATGTCAAataaacatgaagaaataaaaaacaattttcaagCTGATAGTCCTATGTTAGAACTTCTCTAGCGATTGTCGTGTCGAATCACAGGATTCTTTGCTTCCCAAAACGATTCCTGGAAAATACCACAGTGTACTTCCCTGGCGAAGCCTTATCAGCTATACTCTCCTTCTGTTAGTTGTGGATTGAATTAAGTTCGATTTGTGTGTTTCGAACTCATcttgtcagtaactagcaccaacttgggaCCAGTTAGATGATGTATCAAAAGTAGTACGCAGATTTGCACAAGTTAGACAAAATAACTCAAACCGTTACACGACACATGTGAAAGCCTAGAGCAAATggcttgtcccgagtgatgtcccgggaggCAAAGACAGAAGCTCTGGAGGTATCACTCGGGACAATCCAGTTACATTAGGCGGTCAGATGTGTCGTGTGACTGTTTGAGTTATTGTGTCtaactacacggaaaaaaatccgttcacaaattcatgaacaaaatatCACGATTGCGTTAACTGAACGATTGACGAAAATCGTgatcaagttcctgaaattatagataataaacctcgtattcatgaaactctgCGTGTTTTCGAAAAACTAGTTCACACAAAAatgtacatggcgttacattgcagtgtttggttgagttactgtggttgttccctggacatgttttgtTGTGCTTCTTGTTCATAGTTTGCAGATACACTGGTTTGTAGTATATCAATtgaaacgatgttcatgatttcaagagttTGGTCACGATTTTGTAATTTCTCATCATTACTGTGATATTCTATTCATGAGGTTTTTTTCTGGCAGAGTAACACAATTTCATGATTTTAGGGCTTTTGTCACGAAATTCGTCAGTTATATTCActttttgtgatattttattcactagTTTCATGTTGAATTTTCCTTTCTGTGTGGTGtgacttatgttcatgattccAGCATCACGATTCTCGTATTTTTTTCTCACGTTATCCTGATATTTTAATCACTAGTAGAGtgttttgtgttcatgatttcaggaacataatcacaatttttgatatttttgtctcGAGTAGTGTACtctatattcatgatttcaagatcttaatCACTATTTTCGTAATTCATATGCACGTTGTTATGATATTGTATTTTTGAGCTCATTTTCGAATTCGACACGTGGAATAATGAGACTCATGTTCATGTTtaattactatcggattttttactcgtagaaacgtgacaatatgatttGATTCATAAAAGCGTaactgattcgcggtatcttgttttgtaaattgcatcacgaacacgatttgtggctctataatATATTCTTtgcgctcagcgcagttttcctTTTCTGTTCAAACATCACATTGAacttaatgaaatgaataacgatgttcgagatcctaatagttttcttatatctgcttCTCGCACCTATTACTAGTCGCTACGAGCTGGAAATAACTATATGATATTTCGTGAAAAaatactaattttgtgaaatagttcaagtGAAAATTTTAAGGTCATGTGCAGAATTGCATGAAAATGATTAtgtatgtttttaaattatcaCTCAAGATAGATCGTGAACCATGTACTACGAATCATGAAATAGGTCAAAACtccatgaataaaattttatgattttgagaACCATTTTACGGgacgaatggtcagtcgtgactattagactagaaatcatgaatcagtgcACGTATACAtgtataacattttattattttgtgaactatttcacgagcacggataatTGAAACATGAATTGATATTTCATGAGTAATATTCcaggtttcgtgaaatagttcacgagaaaatatgttttgatgttgtgaactacttcacaatcacgaaaatcagacAATGCTTAAGATGTAACAAATCATGAATCAATTTACGTCGCATAGTCGAACTCGGAATAATGTTCCAAAAGCTATGAATGAAATCACGATTCAAGCTTCGGTttcatgaataatgttcataaagttgtgaattagttcacttTGGTAATGatatggcggaaaccgtgactgaagtccactaataaaagcattATATAGGCGTTACTGGATGGAAatggaacataattataaaacgtGATTTTTGTTCTTGGCCCTGTTTCCGTAACGCAGAAACGTGATTGTAGccctttattcacgattttgggaacaacaTTTTCCGTATAGTGCTAATTTGGATACTAGTTtagatatatcgtctaacttgGCCCCAAGTTGCGACTGCGTCGGTGGttaagtggtaagcgtgaccgcgactcattccagttggtctgggtttcAATTCCAGGCGAGGTCTTTGAGATTTTTCGGAGGTGAATAAATCTGTGGTcccgtcttccttcggaagggaaataaagccgttggtccccggtccatgagttgatggatcgatatctagtccagaaagTGGAGTCACCTgtttctggcgtcggtaaagaagaagtagaatccaacttctaaacttactaacaaatatcctcctcccgtgatacttgtgaagtgcgcagtagtatatacggcctctagcaaaagcaagtatcggactaaccattccttccctttccttccgcgatctacgttcggatctggctggcgccggtattgatcgataaacactttaggatcctggattaccaggagttgcacattgagagatgtttcgctactatcaagcataattatctacttattccctgtagaacttcagctagtccagatcgataacggaatagcagccaggggtggtcacaCAAGCTCAAACAAGCTCAACCTTGTTGgccccaagttggtgctagttactgacaagATTAATTAGAAAATAATATTGCATAGGTTAATTTTGATTTCTTTGCGATTAACTGGGGACGTGACACccaactaaaccaatgaaaccGTTTACTATCACAACAATATATAGCTAAATACGTTTCAAGTGgtctatcccctgctcagtaaCAATCGGCAGGTCAAACCAATTGAAGCATTTCAAGATGTACGCCAAACTCAGGGCGCAATTGATCTCGATGAagcgatgattaccagagcttcttcTCGGCTTAAATCTTCTTTCAACCCGGGACCCAAGGGATTTCTTTTAGAGCTTCGACACATTATCATTTTGGAGACCCCTGTTGTTAGAAATCCGCAAACATGTCTTCAGTCCATGAGAAGGGAATCAAGCGAGACATCAATAACTATCTTGGAATAACTTCACGAAGTGCTGTCGCCAGTTGGTGATTGTAGAACCGCGTCAGGCTCAATGCAAGCAGTAGGAAATTGAACAGCGACTAATCTAACACGtctaacatcctacataactgagagtatggaacgtcgcgctcaaactgatgTCATTTACACAAATCTATTTGGTGTTTTTGATGTAGTAAACCACAATATAACAATCGTCAAATTGAAGAAATTTGTAATCAAAGGTAGTTTTTGCAGTTGTTTCAATCCTAGTTCACATATCGAGAGAAAATATTTGTCATTGCAGATTGTCGGGAACCATCAGCTAGTTCTACGTTATGCTTAgaccagggaagctacttgaaaccgttgatgtttctgctttacttcaataaCATGTAATTAGAGCCGAGGGCTTCTCGCCGGTCCTTCGCAGACGATCTCATTCGCTCTATTGAGGATTTGCAGATTTGCCCAACAGCAGCTTGAAATCTTTGCTGATTGTGGTGTAGCAAAACCTGCGTGTGTTAATCTGAAGAAGCGTTTAGCTGTCGAATTCTCATGTAAAACAGTCTGGCAGAGCTCTAACTGAAAGGCTCACAGATATGATTAATTGCTgacgaaaatttgggaaagttTTACCAGGTACGTTTGAAAGAGGATGAACAGGAGATGTCACCCTTCGGCCATCCGTCCTGAGTTTTTAATCAACTGATATGGTCCCTATACAGCCTGAAAGTTCCGTAAGCTATCAAAGGGACTTATTTCCACATAGGTATGAAACTTTTGGCGGCTTAGGCAGATCGGATTCAAATTCGAAACACTTTTTTTCATATGATCTGACACGAGTTTTTGGAGTATAATTAACCAAAACCCATAAGCAGTTTCTGTTATTGAAGTTCAGCTTTTTCTGACATTTGATTGGAACAATAGCTGCATTCGAAAATGTATcactttttcacatttttccAAATAGGGTTGCCACACTTCCGAGTTTGACAGAGccttcggttttcggaagcgATCTCCTGACCTCCGAGTTTTAGATCAATTTCTCTCGTTCGTTCGACTTATcgtccacagcgagagtggctggtgcttttgtattctttgtACTTAGCCAGGGAAGTAAAATTCTACACCTAATTAAACCGACAAAAACGTTCACAAATGTGGAAAAATTGCAGCCTAATTTTGACGGCATAGACGAGTGGTGCGCATTAGGCTTTGCAAAAACGTAACACTCTACGATGAGTGTGAGATAATTTTCCAATCAATTAGCGCTAAACTTCATGACGAGTTACAGAAGGAATAAAAGAGTACATATTGTCCCTTTTGCACTCATTAGGTAGTAAAAAGTGCTCTGAAATGTCGAGCAATCGCTCTGATCAAATTTCTGTATGGTTTctcttacggccaatttcttcactgaaTGAAAACAGGCTTTTGCTTAAAACCAGTTTTCGGTTTGCTGGTGACCAGTTAACTGAAAACCGGTTTACAACTAGCAATCCTATTTCCAATCTAGCAGGGTTTTTAAATAGTCGTAGTTTGCGCACGAATACACCAGAAGCAAATCACCAAACAAATTATAGAAAGGGTGTTGAATTCAGGATTTATGTACAGTCGTGAGTACTGTTTGATTCCGCATTTATGTAAATATCTACCCTAGCATACACACTGAAATAAATTTATCATTGCGTTCGCACATATTAACACACCCCAAACCACAGACAGTCGAACACCTAAATTGCTGATACCCATTCGAAAATGCAGTAACTGATCCTAACCAGCACTCTAGCCCCATTTGGAATCCAGCCTTTTGTTATACGTCAATAGTCCAACGCAAATAGGAATAATTTGCGTGCACATTTAAATATTTGCGCTCGATTTCCATCTGAATATGCAGATTAGGaaattcaattttcactttCGCGGGGCAAACAATACGCGGGTTTGCTCACGAATGTGTAATTTCATTTAACTATTAAGTTAATTTCACGCCCATTAATGGACGGTATAATCGAGAAGCGATGCCCAACCGTGCACTGGGCCACGAGTGACTCCCGAATTCCAATCCACGCCTAACAAAGTAGCGCCCCTAAACAAACGGACCGGAATAGTACACCCTTTTCTTCCTTGGCAGAATGATCGGTTTCGAGCAGAGTCCGGAATCATCCAGGAAGTGTTCGTAGTTTGCATTCGCCGGCTCCGTAGAGGATGGTTTGTTCTTCTCGATCTTAGGCGTCTCGTTTAACGTCATCAGCTCTTTGAACGATATACTGTTGTAGGGAATCTTCCCGTTCTTGGTCGTCATTGGATTCTTCTGAATAATATCCGGAGGGGGCACAATTGGTGCCATCGTTTTGTAGGCTTCATCCAAATTGTACTCTACATTTTCCAGGTCGCTTCCACTTGCTTCTGAACTGTGACCATTTGTGGAATTGTTTTCTTCAGCCGGTTTCTCCTCCAAGACAGTGCTGCTCAGCTGTTCCGCTGGTGTTCCCGAATCCGTCTCTATAATTATGTCCGGCTGGTTTGGTTTGCCGTACTCAGCATCCAAATTGTACCAATCAAATTCGGCTTGAATGGGCAATTTGCTGTCTTCGGCAATGATGACCGGAGCGAGTGGTTTCTTGGCCGGAGATGTTTTCGGTGAATTCCCGTTCTGGGCGTTTTGCGCGCTTGGAGATTTCAAATTTGGTATATACGAACCGGATTTACTCGGACTGGTGGGAGTAAGTGAGTTCACATTTGTACTTAAAGGCTTAACCGGCGCGTTTGATTTGAACACCAATGGTCGGGCTGGTCTCGGCAGTGATCCGTTCAACTTCACATTCATACTAAGATTCGTCGTCGATCCGGAATTAATCTTGCTTAGAAAGCTTGTCTTATCTATCGATTTTAGTTTCGACTGAATTCCCAATGTTGGGATATTGCTGACGTTTCGGAATCCCATTTCTTTAACGGGAACATGTCTCTTCGATGCATTCCTGATCGCTGGCGATTGCTTGTTAATCTCTGCTATAATCTCTGAAAGCTGCTCACGAAATTCGCCATCTTTCTTTGTTGGTGTACTTTTCGCAGGCGTCCCATTGTGCGATTTAGTTATGTAATTATCCTGACTGATGAACTTTGTCAACGTTTCCTTCTTCGGAGGCACAATTTCCGCTACATTTGGAAGCTTTGGAACATCTGCAAACGATTCCTCCGGATCGGTACTTTTCTTGCTTTCAGTTTCCTCCAATTCTTCGTCGACCACAGAATAATCATCCTCGCAAGATTCCTTGTGAATCTCCGCTACAATCTGAACACATTTTACAGAGTCTTGAATCTCACTTATGGAACAATAATCCGGCTCAGATTCGGCAATATCGCTGTTGCCGGAGGAACTTTTCGGCTTGATTTGTACCATCCGTTGTTTGGATATTTGCTGCAGCTTAAGCAAATTTGCCGGCTTCGGTGGTAATGCTGGCGGTATCTTTCGCTTTTCAGCAGCAGCCAGCTCACGTTCACGGTCTTCCGATCCCAGCTTGGATTCCATATCTACATAGTAGTTGGAATAGGAATTCTGTTCCGAGCCGATAGGTTCGTACTCGTTGCTATAGATGCTATGAATTTCGTATGTTGGCGAtgatttttcatcttttcgatGCACCGGAGAAGGTTCCAGATTAATTCGTGGAACTTGAACCATACTGTTTTGGGTAGAAAAATGAACTCGTTTAGATCGCACTTGGGTAGGTTCTTTCGGCGGTTCCTGAGCTTTTATGTACAGCTCTTCCTCGTTCACGTCGGTCGATTCTTTGTTCTCTCCAAATCCATCCATCGATTGTTGAAGAAGTATCTAAAACGATTTATTTGATTAGTTATCCTACTAGTATTATAAAGAAACAGATTTACCTGATTAACACACTCCAGAACAGGATTTACAGCCGCATTGCTGTAAGGTTTCCCCAATGCTGTATCCGAATCCTCCATATCACTGGCACTCGCATACCAATCGTCACTTGTTTCAATCGTCTGCTTCATTTCCATTCCTTCCGTGTACTTCTGCTGATTGCTGGCACTTCTTCCATCTTGATATCCCTCATAGAGGAGACTTTCCTCATCAGTTTCCTTCAGAGTGCCCGTCGTTCTAACATCATCTACACTCCCACCCTCGTCGATTCGAGTGATTGGCTTGAGGCCGTGCATCGAATTGATTCTGTTCGAATACGACGGCTCCACGACATCATAGTTATTAGCTTCCCTTCCCTTGTATTCTTTACTATTCTCCTTATCGctttcataattttcata encodes:
- the LOC131678505 gene encoding uncharacterized protein LOC131678505 isoform X2 codes for the protein MPVTNGTYDTMNDDSCSTTTELRNPDASSDGDDRSVITGATLPGARKAPSGNRLVAGTGSKKRRSASTLEGVISTKHHLKLVSNELEWERKFRDDQLSRLLKALIYFEARLQSEHRLIRQQLHEKDDVINRQNCTISRMKRKLGVDAESDIDLPEVAQYCPKCRRSYYGQQEVRCSGTQTGEYRGDGGESVNTENLSVNSVEYASSSEEQDSSLYVRANSFKDARRSRKYTSKRSYQSYQRPSRQSSFKSTTSSSVNGGKLPGLSTSCGSTGENNETYENIEPNKNVPKIVIYENYESDKENSKEYKGREANNYDVVEPSYSNRINSMHGLKPITRIDEGGSVDDVRTTGTLKETDEESLLYEGYQDGRSASNQQKYTEGMEMKQTIETSDDWYASASDMEDSDTALGKPYSNAAVNPVLECVNQILLQQSMDGFGENKESTDVNEEELYIKAQEPPKEPTQVRSKRVHFSTQNSMVQVPRINLEPSPVHRKDEKSSPTYEIHSIYSNEYEPIGSEQNSYSNYYVDMESKLGSEDRERELAAAEKRKIPPALPPKPANLLKLQQISKQRMVQIKPKSSSGNSDIAESEPDYCSISEIQDSVKCVQIVAEIHKESCEDDYSVVDEELEETESKKSTDPEESFADVPKLPNVAEIVPPKKETLTKFISQDNYITKSHNGTPAKSTPTKKDGEFREQLSEIIAEINKQSPAIRNASKRHVPVKEMGFRNVSNIPTLGIQSKLKSIDKTSFLSKINSGSTTNLSMNVKLNGSLPRPARPLVFKSNAPVKPLSTNVNSLTPTSPSKSGSYIPNLKSPSAQNAQNGNSPKTSPAKKPLAPVIIAEDSKLPIQAEFDWYNLDAEYGKPNQPDIIIETDSGTPAEQLSSTVLEEKPAEENNSTNGHSSEASGSDLENVEYNLDEAYKTMAPIVPPPDIIQKNPMTTKNGKIPYNSISFKELMTLNETPKIEKNKPSSTEPANANYEHFLDDSGLCSKPIILPRKKRVYYSGPFV
- the LOC131678505 gene encoding uncharacterized protein LOC131678505 isoform X1: MFGASSIQTQHFVNYTNGICNRGSLGGNSTAEERCPAIKPDGSLRKQRSANGSGGAEIGSSMKWNSSNSSLSSASERKSTIVVEADVKVTNGTYDTMNDDSCSTTTELRNPDASSDGDDRSVITGATLPGARKAPSGNRLVAGTGSKKRRSASTLEGVISTKHHLKLVSNELEWERKFRDDQLSRLLKALIYFEARLQSEHRLIRQQLHEKDDVINRQNCTISRMKRKLGVDAESDIDLPEVAQYCPKCRRSYYGQQEVRCSGTQTGEYRGDGGESVNTENLSVNSVEYASSSEEQDSSLYVRANSFKDARRSRKYTSKRSYQSYQRPSRQSSFKSTTSSSVNGGKLPGLSTSCGSTGENNETYENIEPNKNVPKIVIYENYESDKENSKEYKGREANNYDVVEPSYSNRINSMHGLKPITRIDEGGSVDDVRTTGTLKETDEESLLYEGYQDGRSASNQQKYTEGMEMKQTIETSDDWYASASDMEDSDTALGKPYSNAAVNPVLECVNQILLQQSMDGFGENKESTDVNEEELYIKAQEPPKEPTQVRSKRVHFSTQNSMVQVPRINLEPSPVHRKDEKSSPTYEIHSIYSNEYEPIGSEQNSYSNYYVDMESKLGSEDRERELAAAEKRKIPPALPPKPANLLKLQQISKQRMVQIKPKSSSGNSDIAESEPDYCSISEIQDSVKCVQIVAEIHKESCEDDYSVVDEELEETESKKSTDPEESFADVPKLPNVAEIVPPKKETLTKFISQDNYITKSHNGTPAKSTPTKKDGEFREQLSEIIAEINKQSPAIRNASKRHVPVKEMGFRNVSNIPTLGIQSKLKSIDKTSFLSKINSGSTTNLSMNVKLNGSLPRPARPLVFKSNAPVKPLSTNVNSLTPTSPSKSGSYIPNLKSPSAQNAQNGNSPKTSPAKKPLAPVIIAEDSKLPIQAEFDWYNLDAEYGKPNQPDIIIETDSGTPAEQLSSTVLEEKPAEENNSTNGHSSEASGSDLENVEYNLDEAYKTMAPIVPPPDIIQKNPMTTKNGKIPYNSISFKELMTLNETPKIEKNKPSSTEPANANYEHFLDDSGLCSKPIILPRKKRVYYSGPFV